Below is a window of bacterium DNA.
CATAGAGAACACAGAGAAAATTATTGTTTGGAATACGAAAGTTAACAGCAAAGGGTGTCAAAAAAAACGCACATCTTCTAATCTCTTTGGTAAAACAATACCTTGCTCTTTGCTCACGTCTATCAAGTCAGCCAATCGATGAGTAAATGGAAATTTAATCCCTTGATAGGCCAAGACCGCTTTTAGCATCTTCTCATCCGATTGTTGAGCATGAAAACCGAAAATCTCATCAGGAATCTCCGGGTCTTGACTGATAGGAATTTGCTTTTTTGAATGTTCCTGAGCCTGTCAGGAACAGGCTTTGGGTATTATATCCATTTGTGCCCATTGTGAGAATATTCTACCAGAAATTTTATCCTTTGTCAACAAAAAATTCGGTTCTTTTGAAAATGGACATTGCCAATAGTGATTTTGGACACACTTATCCTACGGAAGGTAATTGGAAGGTCATAAAAGAATAGGGTTCTGCAAAATAGGATTTGGGGGAGATAACTGAGAGTTAGACCTGAAATTAAATCAAAAATCAAATATCAAAATGCAAAATTACAAATCAAATTTCAAGTTGATAGTTGATAGTTTATAGTTGATAGTTGAAGGACTATAGACTATAAACTATAAACGAGTTTTGCATTTTGCTCTTTGGAGGAAATCCCTTTTGGACACCAAATCTGCATAGATTTCACTATTAGAGTTATTTTCAGACACCACCAAATTTTCTTAGGCTTATTTTTTTACCAAAAGTTCTTCTATTTCTTTAACCCAAGTTCGCCGCTTAAAAAAATAAGTCTTGTATTATCAACAACTTACAGAGCAGAGAGGTTGAGTTTTGGCACTACAGTATGAATCCCCACAAAATGATTTGACTGTTTTCCCTGGTTGATAAGGTAACTCCAGGAGTAAGCGTTCAGGTGGTGTAACAAAAGGAGATGTGGAGATTAAGGAGATAGGGAGATATTATTAAAAAAATTGAAATTAATAGAAACTAATAGAAATTTATGGAAATTTGTTGTTTTCCACAA
It encodes the following:
- a CDS encoding HEPN domain-containing protein codes for the protein MPISQDPEIPDEIFGFHAQQSDEKMLKAVLAYQGIKFPFTHRLADLIDVSKEQGIVLPKRLEDVRFF